GATGGTGTGATTCGGGGTGTGTTCAGCAACGGTGTGTCGCGAGATCTGGGACAGGTCCGTCTCGCACGTTTCGCAAACCCTGCCGGTCTCGAGCAACGTGGTCAGAACCTGTTTGCCCAAGGTGTGAACTCGGGACTTCCTGTCGAAGGAAATCCTGGCAACGACGGCATGGGCTCGATCATCTCGGGTGCCGTCGAGCTTTCGAACACCGACATCGGTAAGAACCTCATCGATCTGGTGCTCGCAACCACACAGTACCGAGGCAATGCACGAGTGATCACCGCCGCACAAGAGTTGCTCGATGAGCTACTTAACCTCCGTCGCTAGTCATCGCGGCTGACGGGTCGTAACGATTAAACCAGCCGTGCGGTTCGAACCAAAGAACCGGCGGCCAGTACTTATGGTTGATTCCCATCCCCTAGCAGTTTCAGTGACCTACGTTTCCGCATCCGATTCCTACGAGCAAGTGAGATTGCTCCGGAATCAGTTGTTTTTGTTAGTGATGGAGAGTGACGCCGGTGATCAAGCTCACGCGACTCGACGGTGAACGGTTCGTGCTGAATGCCGAACTGATTCGCTACGTGGAATCGCGGCCTGATACCTTCGTGACCCTCACCAGTGGCGAACGGATGGTGGTTCGCGAGTCGATGGACGAGGTGATGAGCCTCGCCATCCAGTATCAGCAGAGCAAGTTTCTGATTCCGCTCCCCGCAGGCGCCGGATCATCGCGACAAGCATCGTCGGCGAAATAGTCGCGCGAGGAGTAAGGAAGCACACTTATGGATATCGCAACAATACTTGGGTTGATTATTGCCTTCGCCATGATGGGCGCCTCGGTCATCATGGGTGGTGGTAGCTTCGCCTCGTTCTGGGACACCG
This window of the Pirellula staleyi DSM 6068 genome carries:
- a CDS encoding flagellar FlbD family protein; translated protein: MIKLTRLDGERFVLNAELIRYVESRPDTFVTLTSGERMVVRESMDEVMSLAIQYQQSKFLIPLPAGAGSSRQASSAK